A window of Jannaschia sp. M317 contains these coding sequences:
- a CDS encoding LysR family transcriptional regulator: protein MALHILPRTLTYLEAVARIGSVQGASRTLGIAASAIDRQIIALEDACQTPLFERHPRGMRLTSAGEAVVLLARRWRADEDRLEENLRAMRGEQFGTVRLAAMDSLANSILPDFVTIFSGRYQRIRFAIDIMTPKEAARELEIGSIDLALAFNLPPDKARHVLWSAPLPFGCVVGRGHPLWGQAGTTLSEAAKHPLAAQSRVLPVREYLDKRYGWLFDQAEPALVTNSLQFLKQALISGDYLAITSQLDALRELETGSLSFVPLTDQGLRPQTINIAVDARRSLPRAARLVGEALSEMIPARLTALEGDKPGNDQSGYQTETLHP, encoded by the coding sequence ATGGCACTGCATATCCTGCCCCGCACCCTGACCTACCTGGAGGCGGTTGCGCGCATCGGCTCCGTCCAGGGGGCGTCACGGACGCTTGGCATCGCGGCCTCGGCCATCGACCGACAGATCATCGCGTTGGAAGACGCCTGCCAAACCCCTCTGTTCGAACGACATCCACGCGGTATGCGCCTGACCTCCGCAGGGGAGGCGGTGGTTCTGCTGGCGCGACGGTGGCGCGCAGATGAAGACCGGTTGGAAGAGAATTTGCGCGCCATGCGCGGAGAGCAATTCGGCACCGTCCGCCTGGCCGCGATGGACAGCCTCGCCAACTCGATCCTGCCGGATTTCGTCACGATCTTTTCGGGGCGCTATCAGCGGATTCGCTTCGCAATAGACATCATGACGCCAAAAGAGGCAGCGCGCGAACTCGAGATCGGCAGCATCGACCTCGCGCTCGCCTTCAACCTGCCCCCCGACAAGGCGCGCCATGTCCTGTGGTCCGCCCCCCTGCCCTTCGGCTGCGTCGTCGGGCGCGGCCATCCGCTCTGGGGACAAGCGGGCACGACGCTCAGCGAGGCCGCAAAGCACCCGCTGGCCGCGCAAAGCAGGGTCTTGCCGGTGCGCGAATACCTCGACAAACGCTATGGCTGGCTGTTCGACCAGGCCGAGCCGGCGCTGGTCACCAATTCGCTTCAATTCCTGAAACAGGCGCTGATCTCGGGCGACTATCTGGCGATCACCTCTCAGCTTGATGCCCTGCGGGAGTTGGAAACCGGAAGCCTGAGCTTCGTTCCCCTGACCGATCAGGGCCTGCGTCCCCAAACCATCAACATCGCAGTCGACGCCCGCCGCAGCCTGCCCCGCGCCGCCCGCCTGGTGGGCGAGGCCCTGTCGGAGATGATCCCCGCAAGGCTGACCGCCCTGGAAGGGGACAAGCCGGGCAACGACCAATCAGGCTATCAGACCGAAACCTTGCACCCGTGA
- a CDS encoding formylglycine-generating enzyme family protein: protein MTDLLSAKPCCTPPRAAPPLTKGEIAVDPAAARVLKDAAAPVPGGRGLLGTHDAQIADDGESPLRTTRISPFRMGRNSVTNAEFADFVAATDYITEAERFGWSFVFWAQVPRSVGPTQGIVGTEWWRRVDRANWRDINGPDTMDAAWHPDHPVVQVSWNDAQAYAKWAGGRLPTEAEWEHAARGGLRDVRFPWGNAEPNETDHTPCNIWQGRFPETNTAADGYLTTAPAGSFSANGYGLFNMVGNVWEWTADPFRIASLKKQVKERLAGMKGYKLSKGGSFLCHASYCYRYRIAARSGTSPDSATPHQGFRVIWPQER, encoded by the coding sequence ATGACTGACCTCCTGTCCGCAAAACCCTGCTGCACGCCCCCGCGCGCCGCCCCGCCCCTGACAAAAGGTGAAATCGCGGTCGACCCCGCGGCGGCGCGGGTCCTGAAGGACGCCGCCGCCCCTGTTCCCGGCGGTCGCGGTCTGCTGGGCACGCACGACGCGCAGATCGCCGACGACGGAGAGTCGCCCCTGCGAACTACCCGGATTTCGCCGTTCCGAATGGGGCGCAACAGCGTGACAAACGCTGAGTTCGCGGATTTCGTCGCGGCCACCGACTACATCACAGAGGCCGAGCGCTTCGGCTGGTCCTTCGTTTTCTGGGCCCAGGTGCCCCGGTCGGTTGGTCCGACACAGGGGATCGTCGGCACCGAATGGTGGCGACGCGTGGATCGGGCAAATTGGCGCGATATCAATGGCCCCGACACGATGGACGCAGCCTGGCATCCGGATCATCCGGTCGTGCAGGTGTCCTGGAACGACGCGCAGGCCTATGCGAAATGGGCGGGCGGCAGATTGCCGACCGAGGCCGAGTGGGAACATGCCGCGCGGGGCGGGCTGCGCGACGTCCGCTTCCCCTGGGGCAACGCGGAGCCGAACGAGACCGACCACACACCCTGCAACATCTGGCAGGGGCGTTTTCCGGAGACCAACACAGCCGCGGACGGCTATCTGACAACCGCCCCTGCAGGCAGCTTTTCGGCCAATGGGTACGGCTTGTTCAACATGGTGGGGAACGTCTGGGAATGGACTGCGGACCCCTTTCGCATCGCCTCGCTCAAGAAACAGGTGAAAGAACGCCTGGCGGGCATGAAGGGCTACAAACTGTCCAAGGGCGGCTCGTTCCTGTGTCACGCGTCCTACTGCTACCGCTACAGGATCGCCGCCCGTTCCGGCACGTCACCGGACAGCGCGACACCGCATCAAGGGTTCCGGGTGATCTGGCCGCAGGAACGCTGA
- a CDS encoding heme biosynthesis protein HemY: MLWSLFKILLFVAMVVALAFGVQALLAMSGEVIVRFSGQEMVLSPLMVLLGALLLMLALYVLFKLAGLLIAVLHFINGDDTAIGRYFERNRERKGYQALSDALVALASGDSREAASKAQKAEKYLQQPEVTTLVVAQAAEAAGDKARATEAWKTLVKHDRTRFVGVRGLMRQKLEEGDTDTAMKLAEKAFAIKPKHVEVQDVLLRLQARDENWDGARKVLTAKLKSGGLPKDVYKRREAVLSLADARAQVAKGAGDKARHEALEANRLSPELVPAAVLAARMLIESGEKKRAAKVIKAAWQKTQHPDLAAVFAEIEPDETPEARLRRFQALLKIVPGSPETKMLETELHLAAEDFPAARRALGTLYETRPTARVLSMMAAIERGEGASEAVVRGWLAKALGASRGPQWVCENCGTVHSAWVPVCTSCEAFDSLSWTEPANAAAATSALPSDMLPLLVGGPTDTPADDLPVVTPEVTHPPVAEPVNTVVDPEVVGTTRDVSEPVVIPVGEAPGNGDVPEETPSAASRN, from the coding sequence ATGCTTTGGTCGCTTTTCAAGATCCTCCTGTTTGTCGCCATGGTCGTGGCGCTGGCCTTTGGGGTCCAGGCCCTGTTGGCCATGTCGGGCGAGGTTATCGTCCGCTTCTCCGGCCAGGAAATGGTCCTGTCGCCCTTGATGGTCCTGCTGGGGGCGCTGCTGCTGATGCTGGCGCTTTATGTGCTGTTCAAGCTGGCGGGCCTGTTGATTGCGGTGCTGCATTTCATCAACGGTGACGACACGGCCATTGGCCGCTATTTCGAACGCAATCGCGAGCGGAAGGGGTATCAGGCGCTGTCCGATGCTCTGGTCGCGCTGGCGTCCGGGGACTCCCGCGAGGCGGCGTCCAAGGCGCAGAAAGCCGAAAAATACCTGCAACAACCCGAGGTGACGACCCTTGTCGTGGCCCAGGCTGCCGAAGCGGCGGGCGACAAGGCGCGCGCCACGGAGGCCTGGAAAACGCTGGTCAAACACGACCGCACCCGGTTCGTCGGCGTGCGGGGATTGATGCGCCAGAAGCTGGAAGAGGGCGATACCGACACTGCCATGAAACTGGCGGAGAAGGCCTTTGCCATCAAACCGAAACATGTCGAGGTTCAGGACGTTCTGTTGCGCCTGCAGGCCCGCGACGAAAACTGGGACGGCGCGCGCAAGGTCCTGACCGCCAAGCTGAAATCCGGCGGCTTGCCCAAGGATGTCTACAAGCGTCGCGAGGCGGTGCTGTCGCTGGCCGATGCCCGCGCGCAAGTGGCCAAGGGGGCGGGCGACAAGGCCCGGCACGAGGCCTTGGAGGCAAACCGCCTGTCGCCCGAACTGGTGCCCGCTGCGGTCCTGGCGGCCCGAATGTTGATCGAAAGCGGCGAGAAGAAGCGCGCGGCCAAGGTCATCAAGGCCGCGTGGCAGAAAACCCAGCATCCCGATCTGGCCGCAGTTTTCGCCGAAATCGAACCTGACGAGACGCCCGAGGCCCGCTTGCGCCGCTTTCAGGCCCTGCTCAAGATCGTGCCCGGATCGCCCGAGACCAAGATGCTTGAGACAGAGCTGCATCTGGCGGCCGAGGATTTCCCGGCTGCGCGGCGGGCGCTGGGCACCCTGTACGAGACCCGACCCACGGCGCGCGTCCTGTCGATGATGGCGGCGATCGAACGGGGCGAAGGTGCCTCGGAGGCGGTGGTGCGCGGTTGGCTTGCCAAGGCGCTGGGCGCGTCGCGCGGGCCTCAGTGGGTCTGCGAGAATTGCGGCACCGTGCATTCGGCCTGGGTGCCGGTCTGTACCTCTTGCGAGGCCTTCGACAGCCTCAGTTGGACAGAACCGGCCAACGCCGCAGCCGCCACCAGCGCCTTGCCGTCCGACATGTTGCCGCTGCTGGTCGGTGGCCCGACTGACACCCCCGCGGATGACCTGCCGGTCGTGACACCCGAGGTGACCCACCCCCCCGTGGCCGAGCCGGTGAACACCGTGGTCGATCCCGAGGTCGTGGGCACGACCCGCGACGTGTCCGAGCCGGTCGTGATCCCGGTCGGAGAGGCACCGGGTAACGGCGATGTGCCCGAAGAGACGCCGTCTGCCGCGTCACGAAACTAA